In Paraglaciecola sp. T6c, the sequence AATGTGGACCCGCTACTTATCGAGCAATTGGTCTATGGTCAAGTCGTGCAGATGCCAGAAGCCCCTAATATCGCACGTGAAATAGTGCTTGGCACAGGCATGAGTGTGCATACCGACGCTTACAGCGTGTCTAGGGCGTGTGCGACGAGCTTCCAGTCTACGGTGAATATTGCGGAATCGATGATGCTGGGTAATATCAGTGTCGGCATTGCTGGGGGCGCTGATTCTACGTCTGTGTCTCCCATTGGCGTTTCCAAAAACCTAGCACGGGCTTTGACAGATCTGCAAAAAACCAAAACCTTAGGCCAAAAATTCAATGTTCTTAAAAAGCTAGGTCTAAAAGATTTGTTACCGGTTCCACCTGCAGTTGCAGAGTATTCAACTGGGTTGTCCATGGGACAAACTGCTGAGCAAATGGCCAAGAGTCATAGTATTAGCCGGGCAGACCAAGATAAGCTCGCACACCGTTCGCATTCTTTAGCAGCGCAGAGCTGGAATGAAGGTAAATTAGCTGGCGAAGTGATGACCGCTTACCCTGCGCCATACAAAAGCGCATTTGAAAAAGACAACAACATCCGCTTTGATTCAAAATTAGAAGGCTATGCCAAACTTCGCCCTGTGTTTGATAAGAAGCACGGTACTGTCACCGCGGCGAACGCTACTCCATTGACTGATGGTGCTTCAGCCGTGTTGATGATGACAGAAAGCCGTGCAAAAGCACTGGGTTACACCCCTCTTGGTTACATTAAGAGTTATGCGTTTGCCGCTATCGATGTGTGGGAAGATATGTTAATGGGGCCGTCGTATGCCACGCCTATGGCGTTAGATAGGGCGGGTATGACATTAAACGACCTAACCTTAATTGAAATGCACGAAGCGTTTGCGGCGCAAACATTGGCGAATATCAAAATGTTTGCTAGTGATAAATTTGCCCAAGAAAAGCTCGGTCGTAGTAAAGCCACAGGCGAAATTGATATGGCTAAATTCAATGTTATGGGAAGTTCACTTGCCTATGGGCATCCATTTGCAGCGACGGGCACACGTATGATCACCCAAATGTTAAATGAATTAAATCGACGTGGAGGCGGCAGTGGATTACTCACCGCTTGCGCCGCTGGCGGTCTGGCCGCAGCAATGATCGTTGAAACAGAATAAGGGCAAAAAGATGACAACTGAAAATAGTACCCAACAACTTGCCCCTAGCGCGTTTACCTTAACCAAGCGTGATGATGGCATCGCGATTTTGAGTATGGATGTGCCAGGGGAAACCATGAATACGCTCAAAGTGGAGTTTGGTGAGCAAGTCGGTGACATGCTTGACCAAATTCAAAGTGATAGCGCTATTAAAGGCGTGGTAGTGATCAGTGGTAAAGATAACTCGTTTGTGGCCGGTGCTGATATCTCTATGCTCGCAGGATGTAAAAGTGCAGAAGAAGCTGAAGCGATTGGAAAAGGCGGACAAGCGGTATTCCAACGTATCGAGGATATGGCAGTGCCATTTGTCGCTGCGATCCACGGCCCTGCTTTGGGAGGCGGGCTTGAACTGGCGTTGGCGTGTCACATGCGAGTATGTAGTGACGACAATAAGACGCAGCTGGGCTTACCTGAAGTACAGCTTGGTCTTTTACCCGGTAGTGGTGGCACGCAAAGACTCCCGCGGTTAATTAGCGTTCAACAAGCAATGAAAATGATGCTCACAGGGGCCTCAGTACGAGCAAAACAAGCCAAAAAATACGGTATCGTTGACGATATGGTGCCGCGTTCTATTTTGCTTGAAGTCGCGATTGAAATGGCGAAAAAACCTAAGCCGAATAGAAAACCAGTAAAGCTTGATGCAATGGGGCAGTTTCTTGAACGTACCCCTATGGGCCGAAAACTCATGTTTAAACAAGCTCGCAAACAAACTCAGGCTAAAACAATGGGGAATTATCCCTCACCTGAGCGCATTATTGATTGTATCGAAACGGGATTAGAGAAGGGAAAAGCCCAAGGTTTTGCTGTGGAAGCTAAGCATTTTGGTCATCTGGTTATGACGTCTGAATCAGCTGCTTTACGTAGTTTGTTTTTCGCGACCACCGAAATGAAAAAAGAAAATGGCGTGGAAGGAGTAGCGCCTAAAACACTGAAGAAAATCGGCGTGTTAGGCGGTGGGTTGATGGGCGGTGGCATTGCGTTTGTGACGGCAACCAAAGCTAAACTTCCGGCTCGAATCAAAGATATCCGCAGCGATGGCATCGCGCATGCGATGAAATATTCCTACGATATTTTGAACAAAAAAGTGAAGCGCAAGTTTATGCTGCACTCAGAAATGCAATCTCAGTTATCACGGCTAACAGGCTCTGTTGATTATGTTGGGTTTGATAACACCGATGTGGTGATTGAAGCGGTTTTCGAAGATTTAGCGTTGAAACAAAATATGGTTGCGGATGTGGAAGAGCATTGCTCAGAGCATACGATTTTTGCTTCGAATACATCTTCTATCCCCATAGGTCAAATTGCCGCTAAGGCGAAGCGCCCTGAAAATGTTATTGGTTTACATTATTTTTCACCGGTAGATAAGATGCCCTTGGCAGAAGTTATTGCGCATGAAGCCACCTCTGACCAAACAATATCCACTACGGTTGAGCTAGCGAAGAAGCAAGGTAAAACCCCGATCGTTGTAAAAGACGGCGCAGGTTTTTATGTTAATCGAATTTTAGCGCCATATATGAATGAATCTGCTGAAATTCTATTGGCTGGTGAGCCCATTGAGCAGATAGATAAGGCGTTAGTCAAATTCGGTTTCCCTGTGGGACCCATCAAACTTTTAGATGAAGTGGGTATTGATGTTGGCACTAAAATAGGACCAATTTTGGTTGCTGAGTTCGGTGAGCGATTCCAGTCAGCGCCAGGTTTTGACAAATTATTGGCGGACGATCGAAAAGGTAAGAAGAACAAGCGTGGTTTTTATAACTATGAAGGTAAAAAGCCTGGCAAAGAAGTCGATGAAAGCGTTTATGATCTACTTGGCATTACGCCTAATAGCCGCTTGAGCGAGCATACTATTGCCGAACGTTGTGTGTTACTCATGCTTAATGAGGCCGCTATATGTCTTGACGAAGGTGTTGTGCGTAATCCTAGAGACGGTGACATAGGTGCGATATTTGGTATCGGCTTTCCACCATTCTTAGGCGGCCCGTTTAGATACATGGATACCTTAGGCATTAACCACGTTGTGGAACGATTAACGCATTATCAGCAGCAGTTCGGTGACAAGTTTGCGCCTGCTAAGCGCCTTTTAGACATGGCAGAAAGTAAGGATACGTTTTACCCGAAATAGTTAATGTGTATTTTAACTAGCCTTTGAAAGCCGAGCGGATTAGCTCGGTTTTTTTACGCCTTATTTTACCAAATGACCAATTAGTTAACTCGGAGTGTTCCGACTCGTCATACCAACCTTAAATTACAGGCATAAAAAAAGAGAGTTCCTCTCTCTTTTTTTCTACTGAATAATAAAATTCAATTAGTATTTAGTCATCTAGAATCTTACTGAACCTACTCTTATTGCTTTATTTTCTACCGTTGAAGTTATTGTTTTTGTCGCTTCAGGAGCTTTAGCGCTTTCAACAGATTGTGTTGCAACAGGAGCAGCGGTAGTAAGGGCTAGAGCAATTGCATAAGCTTTTAACATTGGATATTCCTCTTTATATTTTTATTATTGACGTTTTGCTGACTATTATTTGTCAGTCGAAAGTATTAATGCTTATTGTGTGCCAATGTGCTCAAGGTAGAATTAATACACGATGAAATTACGTAGCGGGGAGGTTATCTATACGCGAGAAGGTAAAGATACTTTCAAAAACCGTATCGCAATATTTTGCGATCATTATATAGATCAAGATTCATAATTTTTAGCGAACAAGGAGAAGATGAATCAAATAGAGTTCTCCCCAAGCCATGTAGTATGGGGTTGTTAACGATAGCGTTTCAATTTTTTGGTGATGAAAACTAGGCAACGCTAGTGGCTGAAAAAAGCTAAGGGGTACCCTTAGCTACCTTGCAATAATTTGTTTAGCTGGTGATTTTCTTTTAGTAACCGTTCGAAGCGTGAAGAGCTCAGAGGCTTGCTATAAAGATAGCCTTGTAGCATTTCACATTCATAGCGACGTAATATTGACATCTGTTCTTCGAGCTCTACACCCTCGGCAACAACTTTGAGGCCAAGATTGTGCGCTATGGTGATAATAGCGGCAGTCATGTGCCGGTCAACGCTGCTGGTGGCAATGTCGTCAATAAAGGCTTTGTCTATTTTAAGGGTGTTAAGCGGGAATCGTTTTAGATAGGCCAGAGAAGAGTAGCCCGTACCGAAGTCATCAAGGGCTAAATGTATGCCTCTTTCACGCAAACGAGTCATCATGCGCAGAGCATTGTCAGGGTCTTGCATCAATGTGCCTTCGGTAATTTCACACTCTAGATGCAATGGCGAAAGATCTGCTTTTTGCAAAATGCTCTCGATTTTCTCATCTAAATCCGGTAATTCAAATTGACGCGCTGATATATTAACCGCCACGCGACCGGTGAAAATCCCCGCTTTAACCCAACGTTTGGTGTCTTCACAAGCTTTTCGTAATACCACTTCACCAATATCGATGACTTGTCCAGTTTGCTCTGACAACGGGATGAACTGAGCCGGGCTCACAATGCCCTTCTCTGGATGTTCAAAGCGCACTAAGGCTTCCATACTAACCAATTTGCCGGTAGCGATGTCAATCTTAGGCTGATAATAAACGTTAAATAAATCTTCCTTTAAGCCGTGGCGTATCAAATTCTCTATTTGTAATTGGCGCACTGCATTTTGATTCATTTCACCGCTGAAAAATTGATATTTGTTACCGCCAGCGTTCTTGGCGAAATACATAGCAGTATCCGCATTTTTCAATAATTCCTGTGGTGAACTACCGTCTTCAGGATAAAACGCGATCCCAATACTGGCACCCAGCACAAATTCTTGATGATTGATTAAAAAAGGGCGGGCCAAGTCATCTAAAATGGATTGAGTGAAATGCGTCACACTGTGCACGTCAGTGTCTTTGTCGAGCAGTATACTAAATTCGTCGCCTCCAAGGCGGTAGCACGTTGCACTTTTACCGGCTAATTTCTGCAAACGCCGTGCTATTTGTTTAATCAATAAGTCGCCGGTCTGATGACCTAATGAGTCGTTAATTTTCTTAAAGTTGTCCATGTCTAAACATACCAACGCATGCTGGGTGCCACGGCGCACAATATTATTATGGCTCGCTTGAAAGAAAGAGCGGTTTGGTAAGTCGGTAAGGGGATCAGTATTGGCTAACTTAAGCAATTCTTTTTCGGTGCTTTTTCTAGGTGTAATATCAGAAAATACACCTACGTAATGGCTAATGCGGCCGTCCTCATCATTGATGGCATCGATGTTCAATTCCATCTCATACTTCTCACCATTTATTCGTCTTGATTCGACCTCTCCGTTCCAATTGCCTTTTTGACGAAGGGATTTTTTTACTTCTTCGGTAAAAGCCCCAGGATATTGATGGAAGGTGAGATAACTTGCTAATGCTTGCTCTCGCGTTTCGCCAGTGTATTTACAATATGCCTTGTTGACAGAAATGTATCTAAAGCTGGTATCTGCAATAAATACGCCGTCTGAAATGGTTTCAATGGAGCGTTTGAAAAGCTTTAATTGCTCTTCAGCTTCTTTCAGGTGGCTAATATTTTTAAATGTACCCGTCATCCGAACAGGTTGATTATTGTTATCACGGCTAACAACCTTGCCTCGGTCAAGCACCCACAACCATTCACCTTTAAAGGTGCTTGCTCGGTATGTGACTTCAAAATGCTCGGTTTTATCTTGTAGGTGTTCGTTAAGCGCATCCTGAACCCGCTTCAGATCGTTCTGGTGGATATTAGCTTGGTAGGCACTGTTAACGCGAATATCATCTTGAGGAAAGTCCATGATCCCCCACGTGTTTGAGCGGAACACTTGACCTTGATATATATCCCAATCCCATAATTCGTCACCGCTGCTCCATAATGTCAGTTTTAAACGCTCTTCACTTTCGGTTATTGCCAAGCGCGCCACACGCTTAGAGCGATATTGCTTAACCACCGCCAATATGCTGAACAACACTAATATGCAGTAAAAAATGAGGGCATTGCGATGTAACCATAGCGGTGGCTCGATGTTGACTGTCAACTTTCGGGACTTAGACCATGGGTCCATGTTATGCCGGCTTTGAACCTCAAATTGATATCGGCCAAAGTCTAAGTTTGTAAAAGTCGCTTCTCGCGTACGCTTATCTGCATCCAGCCATTTATTAGAATAACCACCTAACTTATAACGATAAGAATACCCTTTAGCATCTAGCGGATTAAGTTGCCCAAAGGTTAAGCTAACGTGATTTGAGCTGTTAGAAAGTGTAAGTTGATCGGTAAGATAAATGGGCTTTCGTAACGGGCTGCCTACACTATGAACGTCGATTTTTCTATTGAATAATCCTAGGTGAGTAATGATTGGGGGAATTGAAATATTGCTATTAGCAAGGTTGCTGCTTGAGGGCGGTCTGTTCTGAGTTATTTGGTCATGATCGAACAGGTTAAAACCTTGTGAGCCGCCAAATAAAATTTTCCTATCTGAAGTGACGAGTCCAGCGCCTTCATTGAAATCGTTAAAATTGAGTCTCTCAGGCGTTATTTGTTGGATGACCTGAGCAGATGAAATAGAAACTTCTTCGATTCCGCCTGCCATGGTAGTTAGCCAAATACTATCGTCTACTTTCAAAGCTTGTACTATTTGATTATCAGATAACCCAGAACTGACATTTATTTTTTGCGTAACTTGGAAAGTTTGCTTATCCAAAACAATAAGCCCGAACTCAAGAGACGCTAACCAAAACTGCTCGTCTGTTTCAACCACGGCGCTAAAATTGTTGCTGGTAAGTAGCGGATCGTTCGACAGCTGATCAAGTTTTTGCGTTTTCATGTCAAAGAGCAGGAGTTCATTGTTTCCTCTTAACCATAACCGCTCTTCGCTATCTATGAATACTGGATCTAATGTCTTAAATGTTTTATTGCCTAGTTGTATGGTGTGGGCGCTAAAATCACTTGTATCTATCCATCTTAATTTATTATCAAGGGACTTTAGCCAAATCTTATTTTTAGAGTACAAAACCCTATAATAAAAGTTACCTTTAGATAGGGTTTTCAAGAGGCTTAATTCGCCATTATCGGCTTTCTCATAAATGTATATTCCTCCACTTGTTGCTAACCAAAGGCGATCTTTTTCGTCGATAGTCATGTCCCAAATACTGTACTCAAAGTCTTCAAGCCAGGACGTAAATCGCTCCGTATCAGTGTTAAACTCGGATATGCCGCCAGCCTGAGTTGCAAGCCACACCAACCCCTTACTATCTAGCTTTATTGACCACACTACATCGCCAGCCAATGTATTCGTATTTGACGCAGTTGAGACATAATGACGAAAAAGTGCTGAGTCTTGATTGTATCGATACACCCCTCCGGTATGTGAACCAAGCCATAAGGTATCGTTACTATCACGAAACATACTGAGTAGGAATATACCAGCATCGCTTTGTGAGGGGAGCTTGGCTAAGCCACTATCTGGTGAAATATGCTTAGTAGTATCCTTTGTCTTACTTACAATTGTTAGACCAGCTGATGTACCGAGCCAGATATCTCCATCATTGCCTTGTTGGATGCTGCGTACTTCGTTTCCAAGAAGGCTTGGCGAGCTGTTCCCGTTGAAATGCAGTAGCTCTTGAGTTTCTTTATCCCACATATAGGCGCCAAGCTCGGTCGCAAACCAATAACTGTTTCCGAAATGCTTTACATCAAATAAATATTGAGCAGGAATAGTGATGTTAAGTGGGTTTTGAGCGTTTAAGTTATAGAGTGTATTTGACTCATTCTCTAGTAGATAAATGCCGTGTCCGTAGCTACCAATGATGCTAAAAGTATCTTCGACAAGTATAGCTTTAATTTCTGCAGGAAGTCGTTCCGAGGATACCTCTACTGGGGTGAAATCATTTGTCTGTTTAGAATACGTGTAAAGAGTCGATTCGTTAGC encodes:
- the fadI gene encoding acetyl-CoA C-acyltransferase FadI, with the protein product MTAKQTVTTRDGERIAIVAGLRTPFAKMATNFHGVPAVDLGKMVVNEMLVKHNVDPLLIEQLVYGQVVQMPEAPNIAREIVLGTGMSVHTDAYSVSRACATSFQSTVNIAESMMLGNISVGIAGGADSTSVSPIGVSKNLARALTDLQKTKTLGQKFNVLKKLGLKDLLPVPPAVAEYSTGLSMGQTAEQMAKSHSISRADQDKLAHRSHSLAAQSWNEGKLAGEVMTAYPAPYKSAFEKDNNIRFDSKLEGYAKLRPVFDKKHGTVTAANATPLTDGASAVLMMTESRAKALGYTPLGYIKSYAFAAIDVWEDMLMGPSYATPMALDRAGMTLNDLTLIEMHEAFAAQTLANIKMFASDKFAQEKLGRSKATGEIDMAKFNVMGSSLAYGHPFAATGTRMITQMLNELNRRGGGSGLLTACAAGGLAAAMIVETE
- the fadJ gene encoding fatty acid oxidation complex subunit alpha FadJ is translated as MTTENSTQQLAPSAFTLTKRDDGIAILSMDVPGETMNTLKVEFGEQVGDMLDQIQSDSAIKGVVVISGKDNSFVAGADISMLAGCKSAEEAEAIGKGGQAVFQRIEDMAVPFVAAIHGPALGGGLELALACHMRVCSDDNKTQLGLPEVQLGLLPGSGGTQRLPRLISVQQAMKMMLTGASVRAKQAKKYGIVDDMVPRSILLEVAIEMAKKPKPNRKPVKLDAMGQFLERTPMGRKLMFKQARKQTQAKTMGNYPSPERIIDCIETGLEKGKAQGFAVEAKHFGHLVMTSESAALRSLFFATTEMKKENGVEGVAPKTLKKIGVLGGGLMGGGIAFVTATKAKLPARIKDIRSDGIAHAMKYSYDILNKKVKRKFMLHSEMQSQLSRLTGSVDYVGFDNTDVVIEAVFEDLALKQNMVADVEEHCSEHTIFASNTSSIPIGQIAAKAKRPENVIGLHYFSPVDKMPLAEVIAHEATSDQTISTTVELAKKQGKTPIVVKDGAGFYVNRILAPYMNESAEILLAGEPIEQIDKALVKFGFPVGPIKLLDEVGIDVGTKIGPILVAEFGERFQSAPGFDKLLADDRKGKKNKRGFYNYEGKKPGKEVDESVYDLLGITPNSRLSEHTIAERCVLLMLNEAAICLDEGVVRNPRDGDIGAIFGIGFPPFLGGPFRYMDTLGINHVVERLTHYQQQFGDKFAPAKRLLDMAESKDTFYPK
- a CDS encoding EAL domain-containing protein — its product is MRTLTIPSIFWCLWLVSATFGFFNAAHAQTFSFDNLTKADGLTQNTITDIIEDKRGFMWFATANGLSRFDGYEFVNYQHNPNDVKSLPHDFMRTMLIDQDGALWIGTQNGLARYNPLSDDFTRYNQQNSSLNNNIINTLSLTNTGKLLVANESTLYTYSKQTNDFTPVEVSSERLPAEIKAILVEDTFSIIGSYGHGIYLLENESNTLYNLNAQNPLNITIPAQYLFDVKHFGNSYWFATELGAYMWDKETQELLHFNGNSSPSLLGNEVRSIQQGNDGDIWLGTSAGLTIVSKTKDTTKHISPDSGLAKLPSQSDAGIFLLSMFRDSNDTLWLGSHTGGVYRYNQDSALFRHYVSTASNTNTLAGDVVWSIKLDSKGLVWLATQAGGISEFNTDTERFTSWLEDFEYSIWDMTIDEKDRLWLATSGGIYIYEKADNGELSLLKTLSKGNFYYRVLYSKNKIWLKSLDNKLRWIDTSDFSAHTIQLGNKTFKTLDPVFIDSEERLWLRGNNELLLFDMKTQKLDQLSNDPLLTSNNFSAVVETDEQFWLASLEFGLIVLDKQTFQVTQKINVSSGLSDNQIVQALKVDDSIWLTTMAGGIEEVSISSAQVIQQITPERLNFNDFNEGAGLVTSDRKILFGGSQGFNLFDHDQITQNRPPSSSNLANSNISIPPIITHLGLFNRKIDVHSVGSPLRKPIYLTDQLTLSNSSNHVSLTFGQLNPLDAKGYSYRYKLGGYSNKWLDADKRTREATFTNLDFGRYQFEVQSRHNMDPWSKSRKLTVNIEPPLWLHRNALIFYCILVLFSILAVVKQYRSKRVARLAITESEERLKLTLWSSGDELWDWDIYQGQVFRSNTWGIMDFPQDDIRVNSAYQANIHQNDLKRVQDALNEHLQDKTEHFEVTYRASTFKGEWLWVLDRGKVVSRDNNNQPVRMTGTFKNISHLKEAEEQLKLFKRSIETISDGVFIADTSFRYISVNKAYCKYTGETREQALASYLTFHQYPGAFTEEVKKSLRQKGNWNGEVESRRINGEKYEMELNIDAINDEDGRISHYVGVFSDITPRKSTEKELLKLANTDPLTDLPNRSFFQASHNNIVRRGTQHALVCLDMDNFKKINDSLGHQTGDLLIKQIARRLQKLAGKSATCYRLGGDEFSILLDKDTDVHSVTHFTQSILDDLARPFLINHQEFVLGASIGIAFYPEDGSSPQELLKNADTAMYFAKNAGGNKYQFFSGEMNQNAVRQLQIENLIRHGLKEDLFNVYYQPKIDIATGKLVSMEALVRFEHPEKGIVSPAQFIPLSEQTGQVIDIGEVVLRKACEDTKRWVKAGIFTGRVAVNISARQFELPDLDEKIESILQKADLSPLHLECEITEGTLMQDPDNALRMMTRLRERGIHLALDDFGTGYSSLAYLKRFPLNTLKIDKAFIDDIATSSVDRHMTAAIITIAHNLGLKVVAEGVELEEQMSILRRYECEMLQGYLYSKPLSSSRFERLLKENHQLNKLLQGS